In Pseudobacter ginsenosidimutans, the following are encoded in one genomic region:
- a CDS encoding RagB/SusD family nutrient uptake outer membrane protein encodes MKTFIKHIAVVLCVLVFSGCNKWLDVKPTDQITQERLFSEGIGFRNALNGIYQYIAEGNLYGRNLTWGLNSALAQDYIGNDISQEYQNAATTFVQTDPAVLAIGTNIWGNAYKAIANSNKLINEIKGKDTGLFQFGNVEKKLILGEAIALRAMLHFELVRLFAPSPAQDLSGQYIPYVDKYPSYYTAPSPTSTVLQNIQHDLEEAKNLVAENDTILNRASLSTKLSTRLVGTNVAEERFFSFRMMRLNHVAIAGLLAKVALYAGDVERALSEASYVYTYGPSGTKKWWEFTSSTNAAGVNIYTKFADDVLFGSFNTDLVADITAYKGTTVRYRINKQVSAWFPSAERDYRLNLLIPDAVVSTDLVSQKWIATNSTGTFRSQQNTFAPVLRLSEVYYIYSEALYRKGLTADALTILNQVRVARGKINTFTDQSESGFYNELLNEYRREFLTEGQTLFAYKRLGKGMQVSSTQLIPMDERFTLKIPEGEFIN; translated from the coding sequence ATGAAAACATTCATTAAACATATAGCAGTAGTACTTTGCGTACTTGTTTTTTCCGGCTGTAATAAATGGTTGGATGTTAAGCCTACCGATCAGATCACGCAGGAACGCCTGTTCAGTGAAGGGATCGGCTTCCGGAATGCATTGAATGGGATCTACCAATACATTGCTGAAGGCAACCTGTATGGCAGGAACCTCACCTGGGGCCTGAATAGCGCGCTGGCACAGGATTATATCGGTAATGATATTTCGCAGGAATACCAGAATGCCGCCACCACTTTCGTTCAGACAGATCCCGCTGTTCTTGCCATAGGAACAAATATCTGGGGGAATGCCTACAAGGCCATTGCCAACAGCAATAAGCTGATCAATGAAATAAAAGGCAAGGATACCGGATTATTCCAGTTTGGCAATGTGGAGAAAAAACTGATCCTTGGAGAAGCCATTGCATTGAGGGCGATGCTTCATTTTGAGCTGGTAAGACTTTTTGCTCCTTCCCCGGCACAGGACCTGTCAGGGCAGTACATTCCTTATGTTGACAAATATCCTTCCTATTACACTGCGCCATCGCCTACTTCCACTGTTCTGCAAAACATTCAGCACGACCTGGAAGAAGCAAAGAACCTGGTGGCTGAGAACGATACCATCCTGAACAGGGCCTCGCTCAGCACCAAACTAAGCACCCGCTTAGTGGGCACCAATGTTGCGGAAGAACGTTTTTTCTCTTTCCGCATGATGCGATTGAACCATGTAGCCATCGCAGGTTTGCTGGCGAAAGTGGCATTGTATGCCGGTGATGTGGAGCGCGCATTGAGTGAAGCATCTTATGTATACACCTATGGTCCTTCGGGAACAAAGAAATGGTGGGAGTTTACATCCTCCACCAATGCAGCTGGCGTGAACATATACACGAAGTTCGCGGATGATGTATTGTTCGGATCATTCAATACAGACCTGGTAGCGGATATTACCGCGTATAAGGGAACCACCGTAAGGTACAGGATCAACAAACAGGTATCGGCCTGGTTTCCTTCTGCTGAAAGAGATTACCGGCTCAACCTGCTGATCCCGGACGCTGTAGTATCAACTGATCTGGTTAGTCAAAAATGGATTGCCACCAATTCTACCGGCACATTCAGGTCGCAGCAGAACACTTTTGCTCCCGTACTTCGGCTGAGTGAGGTCTATTATATCTATAGTGAAGCGCTCTATCGTAAAGGACTAACCGCAGATGCCCTTACCATTCTCAACCAGGTGAGAGTAGCGAGAGGTAAGATCAATACATTCACAGATCAATCAGAATCCGGTTTCTATAACGAGTTATTAAATGAATATCGAAGGGAATTCCTGACGGAAGGTCAAACCCTCTTTGCCTACAAAAGATTAGGAAAGGGAATGCAGGTCAGCAGCACTCAGCTGATCCCCATGGATGAAAGGTTCACACTCAAAATTCCAGAAGGAGAATTCATTAACTAA
- a CDS encoding RagB/SusD family nutrient uptake outer membrane protein: MKRSFIILCASVLIVACNKQIDEIRPLVKIDQEGELSSVAGIVEATYGNYSLLRDNNIRDMAYEQAWSNISESRGNNVTLRTFGPVDRTSDAFFYRNSTGSSLGFSSAFYRGSYQLIVSVNTVLEGIEKMQQSGWQSLSAEERNKVIYAKGENIFLRAFAYFNLVRVYGKPYYQNNGNNPAVPLKKTSAVSDIPAPSTVKELYDFVISELKTSAQLMKVPVTKSNSFISTSAAWSLLSRAYLYMGGSVTDPVQAFNEEAVAYADSVINHTGSKYALLLGNAYVNMFANDEFGDLDRAQFANNKEIVFAFDNNTGTSYNGIMYNYDGNYNIGAAFVPSMDLKQQITAQDLRSNFYRINPANGITETTKYLVLFFQGLSRAPHIFFRMGEIYLNRAEAFAKTGNFAMARNDLRTIHTRAGLPASDIDNLNDQDLLSAILKERRLELAFEDHAGYDYFRNGLPMTRLAADNNGTALIIQPDDPKVVFEIPNN, translated from the coding sequence ATGAAAAGATCATTCATCATATTATGTGCATCGGTGCTGATTGTTGCCTGCAACAAACAGATCGATGAGATCAGACCTTTGGTTAAGATCGATCAGGAAGGGGAATTGTCTTCCGTGGCCGGTATTGTAGAAGCAACCTATGGTAATTACAGCCTGCTGCGCGATAACAATATACGGGATATGGCCTATGAGCAGGCATGGTCCAATATTTCAGAAAGCAGGGGAAACAATGTGACCCTGAGAACATTCGGGCCCGTTGACAGAACATCTGATGCCTTTTTTTACAGGAACAGCACCGGCTCCTCGCTGGGATTCAGCAGCGCTTTTTACCGTGGGTCCTATCAGTTGATCGTTAGTGTAAACACTGTGCTGGAAGGTATAGAGAAGATGCAGCAATCAGGTTGGCAAAGCCTCAGTGCAGAGGAAAGGAACAAAGTGATCTATGCAAAAGGCGAGAATATTTTTCTCCGTGCTTTTGCTTATTTCAACCTGGTGCGTGTATATGGTAAACCTTATTATCAGAATAACGGTAACAATCCTGCAGTACCATTGAAGAAGACCAGTGCTGTGAGCGATATACCTGCACCTTCAACAGTAAAGGAATTGTATGATTTCGTGATCAGTGAATTGAAGACTTCTGCCCAGCTGATGAAAGTACCGGTGACTAAATCGAACAGTTTTATCAGTACGTCCGCTGCATGGTCTTTGTTGTCGAGGGCTTACCTGTACATGGGAGGCAGTGTAACTGATCCTGTTCAGGCCTTCAATGAAGAGGCGGTCGCCTATGCAGACAGTGTGATCAATCATACAGGCAGCAAATATGCGTTGCTGCTGGGAAATGCTTATGTGAACATGTTTGCCAATGATGAGTTTGGGGATCTTGACAGGGCGCAATTTGCCAATAACAAGGAGATCGTTTTTGCCTTTGATAATAATACAGGGACAAGCTATAATGGAATAATGTACAACTATGATGGAAACTATAATATTGGAGCTGCTTTTGTACCATCAATGGATTTGAAACAACAAATTACCGCCCAGGATTTACGCAGCAATTTCTACAGGATAAATCCAGCCAATGGGATCACGGAAACAACAAAATACCTGGTGCTGTTCTTTCAGGGACTGTCGCGCGCTCCTCATATCTTTTTCAGAATGGGAGAGATCTACCTCAACAGGGCAGAAGCCTTTGCGAAGACCGGGAATTTTGCAATGGCCAGGAATGATCTCAGGACCATTCACACACGTGCCGGCCTTCCAGCTTCCGATATCGATAACCTGAATGATCAGGACCTGCTGTCTGCAATCCTCAAGGAAAGACGACTGGAGCTCGCTTTTGAAGATCATGCCGGTTATGATTATTTCCGGAACGGATTACCAATGACCAGGCTCGCAGCTGATAACAATGGCACTGCATTAATCATACAACCAGATGACCCTAAAGTGGTATTTGAGATACCCAACAATTAA
- a CDS encoding TlpA family protein disulfide reductase, with the protein MHFKVMNAGRRALSFVLVFMISLATLAQEEQQQPTLFIGDKAPPLKYGKWIKGKPVKGYEKGRLYLFEFWATWCGPCIASMPHLSEFAKENKDRATVIAVNIWESKSAGKLPGASLPKVEKFVKNMGDKMGFSVISDSEDQWMGNKWMKAAGQSGIPCTFMVKDGIIQWMGHPIELDSIVKVVNSGNYDVMAARNARIQKDKENDSAYAPFRKLFGEYEKAVKEKRYHEALKLTEEGMKADPNFAGTFGFFKFQVLLDHINEDSAIAFAKEWQKSKPGYVASTGAVIVNKPGLKKEAYLYGIELSKTLFNTPQPASLVYNMIAKGYANMGDYAAAVENQEKSVAEGKQAMKDGKFAGFITADTIAEGEKELAEYRKKLGK; encoded by the coding sequence ATGCATTTCAAAGTAATGAACGCGGGAAGAAGGGCCCTGTCTTTTGTTTTAGTATTCATGATAAGCCTGGCCACCCTGGCGCAGGAAGAACAGCAGCAACCCACTTTATTCATTGGCGATAAAGCGCCGCCACTCAAATACGGGAAATGGATAAAAGGAAAACCAGTGAAAGGTTATGAAAAGGGAAGGCTTTACCTGTTCGAATTCTGGGCTACCTGGTGCGGTCCCTGTATCGCATCGATGCCCCATCTTTCTGAATTTGCCAAAGAAAACAAGGATAGAGCAACTGTGATAGCTGTGAACATCTGGGAAAGCAAGTCTGCCGGCAAGCTGCCAGGCGCCTCACTTCCGAAAGTGGAGAAATTTGTGAAGAATATGGGAGACAAGATGGGATTCAGTGTGATCTCAGACAGTGAAGATCAGTGGATGGGCAATAAGTGGATGAAAGCTGCAGGGCAGTCTGGTATTCCCTGCACTTTCATGGTAAAGGATGGTATCATCCAGTGGATGGGGCACCCAATTGAGCTGGATTCCATTGTGAAAGTGGTGAACAGCGGAAACTATGATGTGATGGCGGCACGCAATGCACGAATCCAAAAAGACAAAGAGAATGATTCAGCGTATGCGCCTTTCCGTAAGCTTTTTGGCGAATATGAAAAAGCTGTGAAAGAAAAGAGATACCATGAAGCGCTTAAGTTAACAGAAGAAGGAATGAAGGCAGACCCGAATTTTGCCGGAACATTTGGCTTTTTCAAATTCCAGGTACTGCTTGATCATATCAATGAAGACAGCGCTATTGCATTTGCAAAGGAATGGCAAAAATCAAAGCCGGGATATGTTGCGTCAACAGGCGCGGTGATCGTGAATAAGCCAGGTCTTAAGAAAGAGGCCTACCTGTATGGTATTGAACTGAGCAAAACCTTGTTCAATACACCACAGCCGGCTTCACTGGTATATAATATGATTGCCAAAGGCTATGCGAATATGGGGGATTATGCAGCGGCCGTGGAGAACCAGGAGAAGTCCGTTGCAGAAGGAAAGCAGGCAATGAAAGATGGAAAGTTTGCAGGTTTCATCACAGCGGATACGATTGCTGAAGGGGAGAAGGAACTGGCGGAATACAGAAAGAAACTGGGAAAATAA
- a CDS encoding FecR family protein, translating to MTRINELYNKAMQNGATEAELKELMTLMTDAANESESRQLIRQAIAEGYVSGQPMQEDRLLELQEAIINIAGHEAAPNAGSRKSLFPVKSAGWLKWAAVIVIALGAGSYFWLFRQKTGSTAVQNVVSAKDILPGTNKAILTLADGSSIFLDSTTNGIIAQQGTAAIEKQSNGTIVYNLNGASDGKVMTNTLRTPKGGQYKLTLPDGTKVWMNAASSITYPASFTGNKRAVSVSGELYFEVAKNATQPFIVEVEDRSSIEVLGTSFNLNAYDNESSSKTTLIEGKVRVKKEDQAEVLQPGQQARIGNAITIASKVDIDQILAWKNGNFNFEDMPLSEIMRQLERWYDIEVRYEGTVPSIKFHGKMSRGVTLSDVITFLSDNDLKLRLEDRRLIVQ from the coding sequence ATGACTCGTATAAATGAATTGTATAATAAGGCAATGCAGAACGGGGCTACGGAGGCCGAGCTGAAAGAACTGATGACGCTCATGACCGATGCAGCGAATGAATCAGAAAGCAGGCAGCTGATCCGGCAAGCGATAGCAGAAGGATATGTCAGCGGCCAGCCAATGCAGGAAGACAGGTTATTGGAACTCCAGGAAGCCATCATAAATATAGCCGGCCACGAAGCGGCGCCAAATGCAGGCTCCCGTAAGTCCTTATTCCCCGTCAAATCTGCCGGCTGGTTAAAATGGGCCGCCGTTATTGTAATTGCGCTTGGGGCAGGATCTTACTTCTGGTTGTTCAGACAAAAAACTGGATCAACAGCAGTGCAGAACGTCGTTTCCGCAAAAGATATCTTACCCGGCACTAATAAAGCAATACTCACACTCGCAGATGGATCGTCCATCTTTCTCGATAGCACAACAAATGGGATCATCGCCCAACAAGGGACCGCTGCCATTGAAAAGCAATCCAACGGAACCATCGTATACAACCTCAATGGGGCGTCTGATGGAAAAGTAATGACCAATACATTGCGTACTCCAAAAGGCGGCCAATACAAACTGACTTTGCCCGATGGCACCAAAGTGTGGATGAATGCTGCCTCTTCCATTACATACCCTGCCAGCTTTACCGGAAATAAACGCGCAGTAAGCGTTTCCGGCGAGCTCTATTTTGAAGTGGCAAAAAATGCAACCCAACCATTTATCGTGGAGGTGGAAGATCGCTCTTCCATTGAAGTGCTGGGGACCAGCTTCAATCTAAATGCCTACGACAATGAAAGTAGTAGTAAAACAACATTGATCGAAGGAAAGGTCAGAGTGAAAAAAGAAGATCAGGCTGAGGTCCTTCAACCTGGCCAGCAGGCGAGGATTGGCAACGCCATCACCATCGCCTCCAAAGTAGATATCGATCAGATCCTGGCCTGGAAGAACGGCAATTTCAATTTCGAGGACATGCCGCTATCAGAGATCATGCGGCAGCTCGAACGCTGGTATGATATTGAAGTACGCTATGAAGGAACAGTGCCTTCAATAAAATTCCATGGCAAAATGAGCCGGGGCGTTACGCTCTCGGATGTAATTACATTTTTATCGGATAATGATCTGAAACTAAGATTGGAGGACCGCAGGTTAATAGTACAATAA
- a CDS encoding DUF4843 domain-containing protein, translated as MKQLAIILLVVTGLSLQSCSKREIQNYKGGHYIQFTTAFTDTMQFSFFFHPGKSEVDLAMPVMLTGTMPEKDLNYLIEVVQGKSNAPATTYTLPTVFKYRAGFTQDTAHIVFKNIPQLATEAVLLTIRIKDTEAVKAGQTNYAYRVFKISDLIAKPVWWNAEMDRFYLGIYSEKKFRAFMDVTGVGDLAAFDPSQQRVLMLQFKYYLIEMKENGTPLLLEDGSDMLASLPLIG; from the coding sequence ATGAAACAATTAGCAATAATATTATTGGTTGTTACAGGCCTCTCATTACAAAGTTGTTCAAAGAGAGAGATCCAAAATTATAAAGGCGGTCATTACATTCAGTTTACCACCGCTTTCACCGATACCATGCAGTTTTCTTTTTTCTTCCATCCTGGTAAATCGGAAGTGGATCTGGCAATGCCCGTAATGCTCACTGGCACTATGCCTGAAAAGGACCTGAACTATCTTATCGAAGTGGTTCAGGGCAAATCCAATGCGCCTGCCACTACCTATACGCTTCCCACTGTATTCAAATACAGGGCAGGCTTTACACAGGATACTGCTCATATCGTTTTCAAGAATATTCCTCAGCTGGCCACTGAAGCAGTGCTGCTGACCATCAGGATCAAGGATACCGAAGCCGTGAAAGCCGGTCAGACCAATTATGCTTACCGCGTTTTCAAGATCAGTGACCTGATAGCAAAGCCGGTCTGGTGGAATGCAGAAATGGACAGATTCTATCTGGGCATCTATTCCGAGAAAAAATTCAGGGCTTTCATGGATGTTACAGGTGTAGGCGATCTTGCTGCGTTTGATCCCAGCCAGCAACGTGTTTTGATGCTTCAATTCAAGTATTACTTAATTGAAATGAAGGAAAACGGAACGCCCCTGTTGCTGGAAGATGGATCGGATATGCTGGCCAGTCTTCCCTTAATTGGTTAA
- a CDS encoding SusC/RagA family TonB-linked outer membrane protein, which translates to MRKIAYCSPFAWLRQRGIVQMLLAMKLTVILLTAAFLNVSANGLAQKITYAASGTSLEKVFTEIEKQTGFVFLYKEGLLTNTKPVSIKAKDLPLEDFLEKLLKGQLLTYRIADRTVFITPQTLPGGNNNAGALLSPPGSNPSLLIPPIQIEIRVVSADGNALTGATVTNKNSGVSKVTGPGGELSIQANTGDILEITYVGFEKTTHKVTTNSTSILIRLQVAEKTLDEVVTGYSRMKKESFTGNSIQVTQKDLLKVSNRNLVDVLQVFDPSFRIEVNNVMGSDPNTLPEFYIRGRSGIGVKALDQVDVSQAALTNNPNLPIFIMDGYEVSAERVYDFDITRIKNITILKDAAATAVYGSRSANGVVVIETVAPEPGKLRLDYTMVGSMTLPDLSDYNLMNAEEKLQAEILAGYYKVTPEMTPVVKGGILKELLMKQNQIARGVNTDWIAQPVENVFNHKHTLNIDGGTDNLRFNFLVKYDKQKGVMKSSFRERKGGGLGIDYRQKKFQIRNDITYDVVDAQASPYGEFSTYTTKAPYDEIYGPDGRPVKNTTLWHAGDGLISNRFNPMYEAFNTNSFDKNGYYSLVNNTAIIWNFLPKFQLRADLALTRQDSWTDAFIDPASSKYNLLTSTDLSNIGELTRTKTVNKGYNTNLFLRYENRFAGHSFNFSGGMNARETNVTMSAEYYTGFPSGSQNSPNFANKIVRKPGYSDNHTRLFGSFVTMNYAFQDIYLLDLSGRLDGSSEFGSDNRFAPFWSVGTGINFHKYKWVKDLGIFNRLRLTGTTGELGKTNFPPYAAKGLFVYQDKWYATGNGAFLMGMESPALTWEKTTTYDLILDVGIFKDLVSVNVDFYNKITNNLVNDVDLPLSSGYTSYKDNIGKVRNKGFELFVRANIIRKKDFQFSVYGNFASNKNELLELSNSLKKYNDLVNTQYDGFTGNTPTSPHYLDRYSTPYTKYVEGGSLTSIFGMRSMGINPMNGKEVYVRPDGTITYDWLASDQTIIGDYSPKGQGSFGFNIGYKAFSLFASFLYQYGAQEYNRTLVTKVENVDIYNKNGDKRILLERWVKPGDITPLKDIASRSYTTRPSSRFIQDNNFVRFNSLSIAYDMVSKKLQNFGISRLKVQLSSNSLATWSTILQERGTSYPFARNYDLTVKIVL; encoded by the coding sequence ATGCGAAAAATTGCTTATTGTTCCCCATTCGCCTGGTTGAGGCAGCGGGGGATTGTTCAAATGCTATTAGCGATGAAGCTGACTGTGATCTTACTAACTGCTGCGTTCCTCAATGTGAGCGCCAATGGCCTGGCCCAGAAAATTACGTACGCCGCTTCCGGTACTTCACTGGAAAAAGTGTTTACGGAAATTGAAAAACAAACAGGATTTGTTTTTCTCTACAAGGAAGGGCTACTTACCAACACCAAACCTGTTTCTATAAAAGCAAAGGATCTTCCTTTGGAAGATTTCCTGGAGAAATTATTGAAAGGGCAATTGCTTACCTACCGGATTGCCGACAGAACTGTATTCATTACCCCGCAAACCCTACCCGGAGGGAATAACAATGCAGGTGCACTACTGTCTCCACCAGGTTCCAATCCCTCTCTTTTGATCCCTCCCATTCAAATAGAAATAAGGGTGGTCAGTGCAGATGGAAATGCACTGACCGGCGCAACTGTCACCAATAAGAACAGCGGCGTCTCAAAGGTCACAGGGCCCGGTGGAGAACTCTCCATTCAGGCCAATACGGGTGATATACTCGAAATCACTTATGTGGGTTTTGAGAAAACCACTCATAAGGTAACTACCAATTCCACTTCCATTCTCATCAGATTACAAGTTGCCGAAAAGACCCTGGATGAAGTAGTGACCGGATATAGCCGCATGAAAAAAGAAAGTTTTACCGGCAATTCCATCCAGGTTACTCAGAAAGACCTGCTGAAAGTGAGCAACCGAAACCTGGTGGATGTATTACAGGTTTTCGATCCTTCCTTCCGCATAGAGGTCAACAATGTGATGGGCAGCGATCCCAATACTCTTCCTGAATTCTATATCCGCGGTCGTTCAGGCATTGGCGTTAAAGCGCTTGACCAGGTTGATGTTTCGCAGGCCGCCCTTACCAACAACCCCAATCTGCCCATCTTCATCATGGATGGATACGAAGTGTCTGCAGAAAGGGTCTATGATTTTGATATCACCCGTATCAAGAACATCACCATATTGAAAGATGCAGCTGCAACAGCTGTGTACGGCTCCCGCTCGGCCAATGGAGTAGTGGTGATCGAAACAGTGGCGCCCGAGCCGGGCAAACTGAGATTGGATTATACCATGGTAGGCTCTATGACATTACCCGATCTTTCCGACTATAATTTAATGAATGCAGAAGAAAAACTGCAGGCAGAGATCCTGGCAGGCTACTATAAAGTAACGCCTGAGATGACACCCGTGGTAAAAGGAGGGATATTGAAAGAGTTGCTGATGAAGCAAAATCAAATTGCCCGTGGTGTGAATACAGACTGGATCGCACAACCGGTGGAGAATGTATTCAATCACAAACACACGCTCAATATCGACGGAGGTACTGATAACCTGCGCTTCAATTTCCTGGTGAAATACGATAAGCAGAAAGGCGTGATGAAATCCTCTTTCCGTGAAAGGAAAGGAGGAGGATTGGGGATCGATTACAGGCAAAAGAAATTCCAGATCCGTAATGATATCACTTATGATGTGGTGGATGCACAGGCTTCTCCCTATGGCGAATTCAGCACTTATACCACCAAGGCGCCTTACGATGAAATTTACGGACCGGACGGCCGCCCGGTAAAAAATACTACCCTCTGGCATGCAGGAGACGGTTTGATCTCCAACCGCTTCAACCCCATGTATGAAGCCTTCAATACAAATAGTTTTGACAAGAACGGTTATTACAGCTTAGTCAATAACACGGCAATTATCTGGAACTTCTTACCCAAATTTCAGTTAAGGGCTGACCTGGCGCTCACCAGGCAGGATTCCTGGACAGATGCTTTTATCGATCCGGCATCCAGCAAATACAATCTGCTTACGAGTACCGATCTCAGCAATATCGGAGAACTGACCCGTACAAAAACAGTCAACAAAGGATATAACACCAATTTATTCCTGCGCTATGAAAACCGTTTTGCCGGACATAGTTTCAATTTTTCCGGTGGAATGAATGCCCGCGAAACGAATGTGACCATGTCCGCCGAGTACTACACCGGGTTCCCTTCCGGTTCGCAGAACTCTCCCAATTTCGCCAACAAGATCGTACGTAAGCCGGGGTATTCGGATAACCATACCCGTTTGTTCGGAAGTTTTGTGACCATGAACTATGCGTTCCAGGATATCTACCTGCTTGATCTTTCAGGCCGTCTGGACGGATCCTCCGAATTCGGTTCTGACAACCGCTTTGCTCCATTCTGGTCTGTGGGTACCGGTATCAATTTCCATAAATACAAATGGGTGAAAGACCTGGGTATTTTCAACAGGCTGAGATTGACCGGAACAACGGGCGAACTGGGCAAAACAAATTTCCCTCCTTACGCGGCAAAAGGTTTGTTTGTTTACCAGGACAAATGGTATGCAACCGGTAACGGTGCATTCCTCATGGGCATGGAATCTCCTGCACTGACCTGGGAAAAAACAACCACCTACGATCTGATACTTGATGTCGGGATCTTCAAAGACCTTGTGTCTGTAAACGTCGATTTTTACAATAAGATCACCAACAATCTCGTGAACGATGTGGATCTTCCGCTTTCTTCCGGCTATACCAGTTACAAGGATAATATCGGTAAGGTTCGCAACAAGGGCTTTGAACTATTTGTGAGAGCCAATATCATTCGTAAGAAAGATTTTCAGTTCTCTGTATACGGCAACTTTGCCAGCAACAAGAACGAATTGCTGGAACTATCCAACTCCCTGAAAAAATACAATGACCTCGTAAATACCCAGTACGACGGTTTTACAGGAAACACGCCTACCAGCCCGCATTACCTGGATCGCTATTCAACCCCTTACACAAAATATGTAGAAGGCGGATCGCTTACTTCCATTTTTGGTATGCGTTCAATGGGCATCAATCCTATGAACGGTAAGGAAGTGTATGTTCGTCCTGATGGCACTATTACCTACGACTGGCTGGCTTCCGATCAAACGATCATTGGTGATTACTCTCCCAAAGGCCAGGGATCATTTGGATTCAATATCGGCTATAAGGCTTTTTCGCTTTTTGCATCTTTCCTCTATCAATATGGTGCGCAGGAATACAACAGGACCCTGGTAACTAAAGTTGAGAATGTAGACATATACAATAAGAATGGCGACAAAAGGATCCTGCTGGAAAGGTGGGTGAAGCCGGGCGATATCACTCCCCTGAAAGACATTGCCAGCCGTAGTTACACCACCAGGCCCAGTTCCAGGTTCATCCAGGATAACAATTTTGTGAGGTTCAATTCACTCAGCATCGCTTATGACATGGTTTCGAAGAAGCTGCAAAACTTTGGTATTTCGCGTTTGAAAGTGCAATTATCATCCAATAGCCTGGCCACCTGGTCAACCATTCTGCAGGAGAGGGGAACTTCCTATCCTTTTGCAAGGAACTATGATTTGACTGTAAAGATTGTATTGTAA
- a CDS encoding RNA polymerase sigma factor, which translates to MFDLLNNERELLLQIASGDEAAFTQLMRAKHVGVYHAVLRLTGDQWMAEEVVQDLFLKVWMKRTHLPLLDNFTAWLNTVAENMALNVIKQSLRKKNDVKSWVADFYKEVNQEEMQENALTDLLQQAVQHLSPRQREAYRLIKEQGYKREEAAMQMNVSPETVKTHLEQAMRNIRTYCTSRLDKSIPIILILAEAKKFL; encoded by the coding sequence TTGTTTGACCTACTTAACAATGAACGAGAGCTTCTATTGCAAATAGCATCCGGTGACGAAGCAGCTTTTACCCAGCTCATGCGGGCAAAACACGTAGGTGTGTATCATGCTGTGCTCCGTTTAACCGGCGATCAATGGATGGCGGAAGAAGTAGTGCAGGACTTATTCCTGAAAGTTTGGATGAAGCGTACCCACTTACCTTTGCTGGATAATTTCACAGCATGGCTGAACACCGTTGCCGAAAACATGGCCCTGAATGTTATTAAACAATCACTTCGTAAGAAAAATGATGTAAAAAGCTGGGTAGCCGACTTTTACAAAGAAGTGAATCAGGAAGAAATGCAGGAGAATGCACTGACTGATCTGCTGCAGCAGGCAGTTCAACATCTTTCTCCCCGTCAGCGTGAAGCATACCGGCTTATCAAAGAACAAGGATACAAACGCGAAGAAGCGGCCATGCAAATGAACGTTTCTCCCGAAACAGTTAAAACACATTTGGAGCAGGCTATGCGGAATATCCGCACTTATTGTACTTCGAGATTGGATAAATCCATTCCCATCATTCTCATTTTAGCAGAAGCAAAAAAATTTTTATAA